Proteins co-encoded in one Streptomyces sp. JH34 genomic window:
- a CDS encoding ABC transporter permease subunit, translating to MIWLTWRQYRVQTLVALAALVVVTAALVVTGAELRDTYDSTVAVCGGDCGPAENAFVTRYETLAAFVTGLLIAVPGLMGVFWGAPLIARELETGTHRLIWNQSITRTHWLAVKLTTVGLAAVAVTGLLSLMVTWWASPLDEVNSDRFTPLLFDGRGIVPLAYAAFAFTAGACAGLLIRRTVPAMAATLVLFAAVQILVPYVLRPHLVAPVRTDVALSSVGVPGAGAGSGWSARQMMLSGDGDDAQVTVGLVRAGAWVVSGDAPVLDAAGNEARGAEGCAVRETDPGVCFAKSDLHVEVAYQPADRYWTFQWIETGVFLALAGLLTGFCAWWLRRRLG from the coding sequence ATGATCTGGCTGACCTGGCGCCAGTACCGCGTCCAGACCCTGGTCGCCCTCGCGGCCCTCGTCGTCGTGACGGCGGCCCTGGTGGTCACCGGGGCCGAGCTCCGGGACACCTACGACAGCACGGTCGCCGTGTGCGGCGGCGACTGCGGCCCCGCCGAGAACGCGTTCGTCACGCGGTACGAGACCCTGGCCGCCTTCGTCACCGGCCTCCTGATCGCCGTGCCGGGCCTCATGGGCGTCTTCTGGGGCGCGCCCCTGATCGCCCGCGAACTGGAGACGGGTACCCACCGGCTGATCTGGAACCAGAGCATCACCCGCACTCACTGGCTCGCCGTCAAGCTGACCACCGTCGGCCTGGCGGCCGTGGCCGTCACCGGGCTGCTCAGCCTGATGGTGACCTGGTGGGCCTCCCCGCTCGACGAGGTGAACAGCGACCGTTTCACCCCGCTCCTCTTCGACGGCCGGGGCATCGTCCCCCTCGCGTACGCGGCCTTCGCGTTCACGGCCGGAGCCTGCGCGGGACTGCTGATCCGCAGGACCGTCCCGGCGATGGCGGCGACCCTCGTCCTGTTCGCCGCGGTCCAGATCCTCGTGCCGTACGTGCTCCGCCCGCACCTCGTGGCACCCGTGCGCACCGACGTCGCGCTCAGCTCCGTCGGCGTACCGGGGGCCGGCGCCGGGAGCGGCTGGAGCGCCCGGCAGATGATGCTGTCGGGCGACGGCGACGACGCCCAGGTGACGGTCGGCCTCGTCAGGGCCGGCGCCTGGGTGGTCTCCGGCGACGCCCCGGTGCTCGACGCGGCCGGCAACGAGGCCCGGGGCGCCGAGGGGTGCGCCGTGCGGGAGACCGACCCGGGGGTGTGCTTCGCGAAGTCCGACCTCCACGTGGAGGTGGCGTACCAACCCGCCGACCGCTACTGGACGTTCCAGTGGATCGAGACGGGCGTCTTCCTGGCCCTGGCGGGTCTGCTCACCGGCTTCTGCGCCTGGTGGCTGCGCCGGCGCCTCGGCTGA
- a CDS encoding ABC transporter ATP-binding protein: MTAILEAKGLGKRYGRRQALSDCTISVPPGRVVGLVGPNGAGKSTLLQLACGLIAPTSGTIRVLGRTPAEDTAQLARVGFVAQDTPTYSALSVADHLRLGARLNPAWDARLADGRIQDLGLDPGQRVGRLSGGQRAQVALTLAVAKRPELLILDEPVAALDPLARREFLQALMEYVAEHGTTVVLSSHLVSDLERVCDHLISLVASRVQIAGDVDDLLGTHFRLTTARREADSLPDGMTVLRATHTERQSTFVVRSAAPVHDPAWVLEPLGLEDLVLTYMAEGESGPARRSALEAQR; the protein is encoded by the coding sequence ATGACCGCCATTCTGGAAGCGAAAGGCCTGGGCAAGCGGTACGGCCGCCGCCAGGCCCTCTCGGACTGCACGATCAGCGTGCCGCCCGGCCGCGTCGTCGGCCTCGTCGGCCCCAACGGGGCCGGAAAGTCCACCCTGTTACAACTGGCCTGCGGGCTGATCGCCCCGACCTCCGGCACGATCCGGGTCCTCGGCCGGACCCCCGCGGAGGACACCGCGCAGCTCGCCAGGGTCGGGTTCGTCGCCCAGGACACCCCGACCTACTCCGCACTGTCCGTCGCGGACCACCTGCGTCTGGGCGCGCGGCTGAACCCCGCCTGGGACGCGCGGCTCGCGGACGGCCGCATCCAGGACCTCGGTCTCGACCCCGGGCAGCGCGTCGGCAGGCTCTCCGGAGGCCAGCGCGCCCAGGTCGCCCTCACCCTCGCCGTCGCCAAGCGGCCCGAACTGCTCATCCTCGACGAGCCCGTGGCAGCCCTCGACCCCCTGGCCCGCCGCGAGTTCCTCCAGGCGCTCATGGAGTACGTCGCCGAGCACGGCACCACCGTCGTCCTCTCCTCGCACCTGGTCTCCGACCTGGAGCGGGTCTGCGACCACCTGATCTCGCTCGTCGCCTCCCGGGTACAGATCGCCGGGGACGTCGACGACCTCCTGGGCACCCACTTCCGGCTGACCACCGCACGCCGCGAGGCGGACAGCCTCCCGGACGGGATGACGGTCCTGCGGGCCACGCACACCGAACGGCAGAGCACCTTCGTCGTCCGGTCCGCCGCCCCCGTCCACGACCCGGCCTGGGTCCTGGAGCCCCTCGGCCTGGAAGACCTCGTCCTGACGTACATGGCCGAGGGCGAGTCCGGCCCCGCCCGCCGATCCGCCCTGGAGGCACAGCGATGA
- a CDS encoding GntR family transcriptional regulator, producing MIEFHLDARSGVAPYLQLVHQVRRAMRLGLLFEGDRLPTVKDVAARVAINPNTVLKAYRELEYEGLVAKKPGVGTFVSSTLSDASLSEHEPLRQELRGWLGRARAAGLEEESIEALFLSTFRTSTEEER from the coding sequence GTGATCGAGTTTCACCTGGATGCCCGGTCCGGTGTCGCGCCGTACCTGCAACTGGTCCACCAGGTGCGCCGGGCCATGCGCCTGGGCCTGCTGTTCGAGGGTGACCGTCTGCCCACGGTCAAGGACGTCGCGGCCAGGGTGGCGATCAACCCCAACACCGTGCTCAAGGCGTACCGGGAGCTGGAGTACGAGGGCCTGGTCGCCAAGAAGCCGGGCGTCGGCACCTTCGTGTCCAGCACCCTCAGCGACGCGTCGCTGTCCGAACACGAGCCGCTGCGACAGGAGTTGCGCGGATGGCTCGGCCGGGCACGGGCCGCCGGGCTGGAAGAGGAGAGCATCGAGGCCCTGTTCCTGAGCACCTTCCGCACGTCCACCGAAGAGGAGCGATGA